One stretch of Sander lucioperca isolate FBNREF2018 chromosome 13, SLUC_FBN_1.2, whole genome shotgun sequence DNA includes these proteins:
- the tmem218 gene encoding transmembrane protein 218: MASTVVGVGTGVFVIAVVWIAALVFGMMLLRASGSAKLGVIPVGFLALTITLVLVFFPRSPETTPPFKEIEIVDTLFIGRYILLAVAGAVFLLMFFMLLPFHFLEPVHAKALRTH; encoded by the exons ATGGCAAGCACCGTGGTGGGAGTCGGTACGGGGGTTTTCGTTATAGCCGTCGTTTGGATTGCAGCTCTTGTGTTTGGGATGATGCTGCTCAGAGCATCTGGATCTGCAAA GTTAGGCGTTATCCCCGTTGGGTTTCTGGCTCTCACCATCACTTTGGTGCTGGTGTTTTTCCCTCGCAGCCCAGAAACTACTCCCCCTTTCAAAGAGATAGAG ATAGTGGACACTTTGTTCATCGGCCGCTATATACTGCTGGCGGTGGCGGGCGCAGTCTTTCTACTGATGTTCTTCATGCTGCTCCCCTTTCATTTCCTGGAGCCAGTGCATGCCAAGGCCTTAAGAACACACTAG